Proteins encoded in a region of the Dreissena polymorpha isolate Duluth1 chromosome 6, UMN_Dpol_1.0, whole genome shotgun sequence genome:
- the LOC127836072 gene encoding uncharacterized protein LOC127836072 encodes MLSPAEQTSMLEAQHKVVCQFAPKFVCFSYAARKQRLHLAALQSVSNAHRKHAETKNGEKRYRISYPKYKAEHHVVKPVKEACNYDYVTELIVELLQLKQQFKSTRIAKQASSSILFSPPPLASSAKKILKNEAVQLHCSRFN; translated from the exons ATGCTGTCACCAGCTGAACAGACCTCGATGCTGGAGGCTCAACACAAGGTGGTGTGCCAATTTGCGCCAAAATTTGTCTGCTTTTCATACGCAGCAAGGAAACAGAG ATTGCATCTGGCAGCCCTGCAATCCGTTTCTAATGCGCACAGGAAACATGCAGAGACGAAGAACGGCGAAAAGCGCTACAGGATTTCGTATCCAAAGTACAAGGCGGAACACCATGTCGTGAAACCTGTCAAAGAGGCCTGCAATTATG ATTATGTCACAGAGCTCATAGTTGAATTGCTGCAATTAAAACAACAGTTCAAGAGCACCCGGATTGCTAAGCAGGCATCTTCTTCCATTCTGTTCTCTCCACCACCATTAGCATCATCTGCGAAGAAAATTTTAAAGAATGAAGCAGTGCAGTTGCACTGCTCTAGGTTTAATTAA